A window from Abditibacteriota bacterium encodes these proteins:
- a CDS encoding beta-galactosidase, with protein sequence MRVVIVILFLIFALSGCAGKGAADSASSGGGELIGYNKLSQDAIQHGYLHSYEGVRTVSGTLAAGGYKVRYTVPSRVRAYDMVPVNYTLEMPAGSRRTAFEAVAFEDPKRTGKKATYDMAIPGDMRVKMEYLGSVSADYDPDSYPYMQTDPKAAPPVTRAPIKRDRLVRSGIIRAADCVWFKFRLTNTGNTILDPEGFGAGLFMPWIMQVDDEGNDMWQDQCRPINLMERHLDYIYPGESFEFWTQFDCSGPFGWPGRQLREGNYVITMDYGYRINKTYDYWCNVWGAMPFQTLKVYLRAEKEPRQAPVKTETLKPDTSEKMPDYVSSFEEFMTSFDYYRASDEARKIQKTMYLQVAPWTECITLRLMLTDPQKIAFVRIPVTTETEHLKIAYNPDNTLVVNDNGLEVPIIAAQAMPGMRMNFQLGPYAEERMLKEALEMKEMGVNVISNTAAHYWNGELTHYRENKTIEPLMVGYRYWFDHCMQKAGLKSLGWSVYPGLNGFALEIHNLLKGTDYTSDGTYNDEHIPEGIATLVKFCYDRWGDNWVTDKKGRMPIEMEDSWGWMRYDVNDRFEKIAPDADALFREWARKKYGSIEAVNKAWGSGYKGFEEIKPSVFLQDAIDNNRNPEWKSGDPVFYDWSPAMEDLDTFRTEQRMAFLDRCNREIRKYLPNAELSVRTEGANLIAKGDPQGKDSDLRHIYYSQRRQALKYDTIREKNVLHFFTDYTTIAYTPTVFRQACREAREAGVATWYLMQFDHMRDIVLNDTYGNDYSVHYNLPEDAPHKKGMMMHVLAAAYPYWRIAYEEGHAAGILWADYLCDGFATETQKKEIRVLRDHLPVRKAGK encoded by the coding sequence ATGCGAGTTGTTATTGTGATACTGTTTTTGATCTTTGCCCTCAGCGGCTGCGCCGGAAAGGGCGCCGCTGACAGCGCCAGCTCCGGCGGGGGAGAGCTGATCGGCTACAACAAGCTGTCACAGGACGCCATACAGCACGGCTATCTCCACTCTTACGAAGGCGTCAGGACCGTGTCGGGGACTCTGGCGGCCGGCGGATACAAAGTGAGATATACCGTGCCCTCCCGGGTGCGGGCCTATGATATGGTCCCGGTGAATTATACTCTGGAGATGCCTGCGGGCAGCCGCCGGACGGCCTTTGAGGCCGTGGCCTTCGAAGATCCGAAGCGCACAGGGAAAAAGGCCACCTACGACATGGCCATCCCCGGGGACATGCGGGTAAAGATGGAGTATCTGGGCTCCGTGAGCGCCGACTATGACCCGGACTCCTATCCCTACATGCAGACGGATCCCAAGGCGGCTCCTCCCGTGACAAGAGCGCCCATCAAGCGGGACCGGCTGGTGCGCTCCGGCATCATCAGGGCTGCGGACTGCGTGTGGTTCAAGTTCCGGCTGACCAATACGGGCAACACCATCCTGGACCCGGAGGGCTTCGGGGCGGGCCTCTTTATGCCCTGGATCATGCAGGTGGACGACGAGGGCAACGACATGTGGCAGGACCAGTGCCGGCCCATCAACCTGATGGAGCGGCATCTGGATTATATCTACCCCGGCGAGAGCTTTGAATTCTGGACCCAGTTTGACTGCTCCGGCCCCTTTGGCTGGCCCGGCAGGCAGCTGAGGGAAGGCAACTACGTCATCACCATGGACTACGGCTACCGCATCAACAAGACCTATGACTATTGGTGCAACGTGTGGGGCGCCATGCCCTTCCAGACCCTGAAGGTGTATCTCAGGGCGGAAAAGGAGCCCCGGCAGGCCCCTGTGAAAACCGAGACCCTGAAGCCGGACACCTCGGAGAAGATGCCGGACTACGTGTCCTCCTTCGAGGAATTCATGACCTCCTTCGACTACTATCGGGCTTCGGATGAGGCCCGGAAGATACAGAAGACCATGTATCTGCAGGTGGCCCCCTGGACGGAGTGCATCACCCTGCGGCTCATGCTCACGGACCCGCAGAAGATCGCCTTTGTCCGCATCCCCGTCACCACCGAGACGGAGCACCTGAAGATAGCCTACAACCCTGACAACACTCTGGTGGTCAATGACAACGGCCTGGAGGTCCCCATTATCGCGGCCCAGGCCATGCCGGGGATGAGGATGAATTTTCAGCTGGGTCCCTATGCCGAGGAACGCATGCTGAAGGAGGCTCTGGAAATGAAGGAGATGGGCGTCAACGTGATCTCCAATACGGCGGCCCACTACTGGAACGGGGAGCTGACCCACTACAGGGAAAACAAGACCATAGAGCCCCTCATGGTGGGCTACCGCTACTGGTTCGACCACTGTATGCAGAAGGCCGGCCTCAAAAGCCTGGGCTGGAGCGTGTATCCCGGACTCAACGGCTTCGCTCTGGAGATACACAATCTGCTGAAGGGCACCGACTACACCTCCGACGGCACCTACAACGACGAGCATATACCCGAAGGGATAGCCACTCTGGTGAAATTCTGCTACGACCGCTGGGGCGACAACTGGGTCACAGACAAAAAGGGCCGTATGCCCATCGAAATGGAGGACAGCTGGGGCTGGATGCGCTACGACGTCAACGACCGCTTTGAAAAGATAGCCCCCGACGCCGACGCCCTGTTCAGGGAGTGGGCCCGGAAGAAATACGGCTCCATAGAGGCTGTGAACAAGGCCTGGGGCTCCGGATATAAGGGCTTTGAGGAGATCAAACCCTCCGTCTTTCTGCAGGACGCCATCGACAACAACCGCAACCCGGAGTGGAAGTCCGGGGACCCGGTGTTTTACGACTGGTCACCCGCCATGGAGGACCTGGACACCTTCCGCACCGAGCAGCGGATGGCCTTTCTGGACAGGTGCAACAGGGAGATACGGAAGTATCTCCCCAACGCAGAGCTGTCGGTGCGGACCGAAGGGGCAAATCTGATAGCGAAGGGCGACCCGCAGGGAAAGGACAGCGACCTGAGGCATATATACTATTCCCAGAGGCGCCAGGCTCTGAAGTATGACACCATCAGGGAAAAGAACGTGCTGCACTTCTTCACGGACTACACCACCATAGCCTACACCCCCACTGTGTTCCGGCAGGCCTGCCGGGAGGCCCGGGAAGCCGGGGTGGCCACCTGGTATCTGATGCAGTTTGACCACATGAGGGACATAGTCCTCAACGACACCTACGGCAACGACTATTCGGTGCATTACAATCTGCCGGAGGACGCCCCGCACAAAAAGGGCATGATGATGCACGTGCTGGCCGCCGCCTATCCCTATTGGCGCATAGCCTATGAAGAAGGCCACGCCGCAGGCATCCTGTGGGCGGACTACCTGTGCGACGGCTTTGCCACCGAGACCCAGAAAAAGGAGATCAGGGTCCTCCGCGACCATCTCCCTGTCAGAAAAGCCGGCAAATAA